In Papaver somniferum cultivar HN1 chromosome 1, ASM357369v1, whole genome shotgun sequence, a genomic segment contains:
- the LOC113282360 gene encoding fatty acyl-CoA reductase 1-like has protein sequence MVPNSTPLFLKRYDVALEVNTIGAKNVLDFAKKCAKLEMLAHVSTVNPTNKTSEVLDIEAELKHMRTRLEELKSLQVSKSEETEAMENFGLERARAKDGQIHVFTKAMGEMLIGKYGGNLPIVIIRPTIITSTYKEPFPGWIKSARFDDLNTERLRMAIRANEMEAKQFYFDPKSLDWDDYFVNVHIPGLAKHIFH, from the exons ATGGTGCCAAATTCAACACCTTTATTTCTGAAAAG ATATGATGTGGCTTTGGAAGTAAATACTATAGGAGCTAAGAATGTTTTGGATTTCGCAAAAAAGTGTGCGAAACTTGAGATGCTAGCTCACGTCTCAACAG ttaatccaacaaacAAAACCTCAGAAGTTTTAGACATCGAAGCAGAGCTGAAACACATGCGAACCCGCTTAGAAGAACTCAAGTCTTTGCAAGTCTCTAAATCTGAAGAGACAGAAGCCATGGAAAACTTTGGATTGGAAAG AGCAAGAGCAAAGGATGGCCAAATACATGTGTTCACAAAGGCAATGGGAGAGATGTTAATTGGTAAATATGGAGGAAATCTTCCAATTGTTATCATAAGGCCTACCATTATCACCAGTACTTACAAAGAGCCCTTCCCTGGTTGGATCAAAAGTGCTAG GTTTGATGATCTAAACACAGAGAGATTGCGGATGGCGATAAGAGCAAACGAAATGGAGGCCAAACAATTCTATTTCGACCCCAAATCCTTAGATTGGGATGATTACTTCGTCAACGTTCATATTCCGGGACTAGCTAAACATATCTTTCATTAG
- the LOC113282893 gene encoding fatty acyl-CoA reductase 3-like, translating to MENFMNGSIVESLENKTIFITGSTGFLAKIFVEKLLRVQPKLKHLFLLLRAPDPESALQRFHTEVTSKELFRVLRSTHGAKFNTFISEKVTVIAGDIALKNFGLGEDSDLLNKLFKDVDIVASFAATTKFIERYDVALEVNTLGAKNVLDFSKKCSKLEMLVHVSTAYVCGEESGVISEKPFLIGKTLNQTSEILDIEAELKHMRNRLEELEALQVSKSEETEAMENFGLERSRAFGWPNTYVFTKAMGEMLIGKYGGNLPIVIIRPTIITGTYKEPFPGWIEGARTIDTFLVAGAKGKLPCFLGNAESMLDVVPGDMVANAVIVAMVVNANHQSSDPFIYQVCSSQTSPLSAIKLRDYSHSYLLKNPLIGKDGNPVNVVMPICLPTMDSFRRYIYVKYRLPLKVLELVNIALCQYFKNTCQVMNRKINRVMHLVEVHEPYIFFKGKFDDLNTERLRMAIRANETDTKLFYFDPKSLDWDDYFVNIHIPGLVKFVIR from the exons ATGGAGAACTTCATGAATGGAAGCATCGTTGAATCTCTTGAGAATAAGACCATTTTTATTACTGGTTCTACTGGCTTTTTAGCAAAAA TTTTTGTGGAGAAGTTGCTCAGAGTTCAACCTAAACTGAAGCATCTCTTCCTTCTTTTAAGAGCTCCGGATCCGGAATCAGCTCTGCAGCGTTTTCACACCGAG GTTACGTCAAAGGAGCTATTCAGAGTGCTGAGGAGTACACATGGTGCCAAATTCAACACCTTTATTTCTGAAAAGGTAACAGTTATTGCCGGAGACATTGCATTGAAAAACTTTGGATTAGGAGAAGACTCCGATCTGTTGAACAAGTTGTTCAAAGATGTGGACATTGTCGCCAGTTTTGCTGCAACTACGAAATTCATCGAGAG ATACGACGTGGCTTTGGAAGTAAACACTTTAGGAGCTAAGAATGTTTTGGATTTCTCAAAAAAGTGTTCGAAACTAGAGATGCTAGTTCACGTCTCAACAG CTTACGTTTGTGGGGAGGAATCAGGTGTGATATCAGAGAAACCTTTTCTGATAGGTAAAACGCTGAACCAAACCTCAGAGATTTTAGACATCGAAGCAGAGCTGAAACACATGCGAAACCGCTTAGAAGAACTCGAGGCTTTGCAAGTGTCTAAATCCGAAGAGACAGAAGCTATGGAAAACTTTGGATTGGAAAG ATCAAGAGCATTTGGATGGCCAAATACTTATGTTTTTACAAAGGCAATGGGAGAGATGTTAATTGGTAAATATGGAGGAAATCTTCCAATTGTTATTATAAGACCTACCATTATCACTGGTACTTACAAAGAGCCCTTTCCAGGTTGGATCGAAGGTGCTAG AACAATTGACACTTTTCTAGTTGCTGGTGCTAAAGGGAAGCTACCATGTTTTCTTGGAAATGCGGAGTCAATGTTGGATGTG GTACCAGGAGACATGGTGGCGAATGCAGTAATAGTGGCAATGGTGGTGAATGCAAACCATCAATCTTCAGATCCATTTATATATCAAGTGTGTTCTTCACAAACAAGTCCATTGAGTGCCATTAAATTGAGAGATTATTCCCACAGCTATCTCCTCAAAAATCCATTGATTGGTAAAGATGGAAATCCTGTTAATGTTGTCATGCCTATATGTCTACCTACTATGGACAGTTTCCGACGTTATATCTATGTCAAGTATAGGTTACCTTTAAAG GTTTTGGAGTTGGTGAATATAGCACTTTGCCAGTATTTTAAGAACACGTGCCAGGTTATGAATAGGAAGATCAATCGAGTAATGCATTTGGTTGAAGTCCATGAGCCTTACATATTCTTCAAAGGAAA GTTCGATGATTTAAACACAGAGAGATTGCGGATGGCGATAAGAGCAAACGAAACGGATACCAAACTGTTCTATTTTGACCCCAAATCCTTAGATTGGGATGATTACTTCGTCAACATTCATATTCCCGGACTAGTCAAATTCGTCATTCGTTAA